In Amyelois transitella isolate CPQ chromosome 3, ilAmyTran1.1, whole genome shotgun sequence, a single genomic region encodes these proteins:
- the LOC106129781 gene encoding protein disulfide-isomerase A3, whose amino-acid sequence MFGSMKIVLLLGVIYLCRAAEEDVLELTDSDFSAVISQHDTALVMFYAPWCGHCKRLKPEYAVAAGILKNDDSPVVLAKVDCTEGGKSTCEQYSVSGYPTLKIFRKGELSQEYNGPRESNGIVKYMRAQVGPSSRDLLTVADYEAFLNKDDVVVVGFFEKETDLKGEFLKTADKMREEVTFGHSTAKAVLEKSGYKNDVVLYRPKRLQNKFEESFVVYKGDPESYSVKAFIKENYHGLVGVRQKDNMQDFANPLVVAYYDVDYVKNPKGTNYWRNRVLKVAKEMPSVTFAVSDKDDFTHELNEFGIDFATKDKPVVAGRDLDGNKFVMADEFSIENVLAFAKDLVAGKLEPFIKSEAEPEDNSGPVKVAVGKNFKELVTDSGRDALVEFYAPWCGHCQKLAPVWEELGDKLKNEEVDIIKIDATANDWPKSLFEVSGFPTIYWKPKDTSKKPVRYNGGRALEDFIKYVAEQASSELKGWDRKGNAKKEEL is encoded by the exons ATGTTCGGTTCAATGAAAATAGTGTTACTTTTaggtgtaatttatttatgtagggcTGCCGAAGAGGATGTCCTAGAACTTACAGATTCTGATTTTTCTGCGGTCATATCTCAGCATGATACCGCACTAGTCATGTTTTACGCTCCATG gtGTGGCCACTGTAAGAGATTGAAGCCGGAATACGCAGTAGCTGCCGGTATATTGAAGAACGATGATTCTCCAGTAGTTTTAGCTAAAGTTGACTGCACGGAAGGTGGAAAGTCCACTTGTGAACAGTACTCAGTGTCTGGGTACCCCACACTGAAGATATTTAGGAAAGGAGAGCTTTCTCAAGAGTACAATGGACCCAGAGAGTCTA atgGCATTGTCAAATACATGAGAGCACAAGTTGGACCTAGCTCCAGGGATCTGCTCACTGTTGCCGACTATGAAGCCTTCCTGAACAAGGATGATGTGGTGGTTGTTGGCTTCTTCGAGAAGGAGACTGACCTCAAGGGCGAATTCCTCAAGACTGCAGACAAGATGCGCGAGGAGGTTACTTTCGGACATTCCACAGCTAAGGCTGTTCTTGAGAAGAGTGGTTACAA GAACGATGTAGTGTTGTACCGTCCCAAACGTCTCCAGAACAAGTTCGAGGAATCGTTCGTCGTGTACAAGGGAGACCCTGAGTCCTACTCTGTCAAGGCTTTTATCAAGGAGAACTA CCATGGCCTGGTCGGAGTCAGACAGAAGGACAACATGCAAGACTTCGCCAACCCCCTGGTGGTCGCTTATTACGACGTCGACTATGTCAAGAACCCTAAAGGCACCAACTACTGGAGGAACCGCGTGCTCAAG GTCGCGAAAGAAATGCCATCAGTGACTTTCGCTGTGAGCGACAAGGACGACTTCACCCACGAGCTGAACGAGTTCGGCATCGACTTCGCGACGAAGGACAAGCCCGTGGTGGCCGGCCGGGACCTCGACGGGAACAAGTTCGTTATGGCCGACGAGTTCAG cATCGAAAACGTGTTGGCATTCGCCAAGGACCTCGTAGCTGGCAAGCTGGAGCCTTTCATCAAATCCGAGGCTGAGCCCGAAGACAACAGCGGACCAGTCAAAGTGGCAGTTGGCAAGAACTTCAAGGAGTTGGTGACTGACAGCGGACGCGACGCCTTGGTTGAGTTCTACGCGCCTTGGTGCGGACATTGCCAGAAGTTGGCGCCGGTGTGGGAAGAGCTGGGTGATAAG CTCAAGAACGAGGAAGTGGACATAATCAAGATTGACGCGACGGCCAACGACTGGCCCAAATCGCTGTTCGAGGTGTCCGGCTTCCCCACCATCTACTGGAAGCCCAAAGACACCAGCAAGAAACCTGTCAGATACAAT GGTGGCCGTGCCTTAGAAGATTTCATCAAGTACGTCGCAGAGCAGGCCTCCAGCGAACTCAAGGGCTGGGACAGGAAGGGCAACGCCAAGAAGGAAGAGTTGTAA
- the LOC106129810 gene encoding elongation factor 1-alpha: MGKEKTHINIVVIGHVDSGKSTTTGHLIYKCGGIDKRTIEKFEKEAQEMGKGSFKYAWVLDKLKAERERGITIDIALWKFETSKYYVTIIDAPGHRDFIKNMITGTSQADCAVLIVAAGTGEFEAGISKNGQTREHALLAFTLGVKQLIVGVNKMDSTEPPYSESRFEEIKKEVSSYIKKIGYNPAAVAFVPISGWHGDNMLEASTKMPWFKGWNVDRKEGKAEGKCLIEALDAILPPARPTDKPLRLPLQDVYKIGGIGTVPVGRVETGILKPGTIVVFAPANITTEVKSVEMHHEALQEAVPGDNVGFNVKNVSVKELRRGYVAGDSKNNPPKGAADFTAQVIVLNHPGQISNGYTPVLDCHTAHIACKFAEIKEKVDRRTGKSTEDNPKSIKSGDAAIVNLVPSKPLCVESFQEFPPLGRFAVRDMRQTVAVGVIKAVNFKDATSGKVTKAAEKAGKGKK; this comes from the coding sequence ATGGGCAAGGAAAAGACTCACATTAACATTGTCGTCATTGGACACGTCGACTCCGGCAAGTCCACAACCACTGGTCACTTGATCTACAAATGCGGTGGTATCGACAAACGTACCATCGAGAAGTTCGAGAAGGAGGCCCAGGAAATGGGCAAGGGTTCCTTCAAATACGCCTGGGTATTGGACAAACTGAAGGCTGAGCGTGAACGTGGTATCACCATCGACATCGCCCTGTGGAAGTTCGAGACCAGCAAATACTATGTTACCATTATCGACGCTCCCGGCCACAGAGATTTCATCAAGAACATGATTACTGGAACCTCGCAGGCCGACTGCGCCGTGCTGATCGTCGCCGCCGGTACCGGAGAGTTCGAAGCTGGTATCTCCAAGAACGGCCAGACCCGTGAGCACGCCCTGCTCGCCTTCACCCTAGGTGTCAAGCAGCTTATTGTTGGTGTCAACAAAATGGACTCCACTGAGCCTCCATACAGTGAGTCTCGTTTCGAGGAAATCAAGAAGGAAGTCTCCTCATACATTAAGAAGATTGGTTACAACCCAGCTGCTGTCGCTTTCGTACCCATTTCTGGCTGGCACGGAGACAACATGCTGGAGGCATCCACCAAGATGCCCTGGTTCAAGGGATGGAATGTTGACCGCAAGGAAGGTAAGGCTGAAGGCAAGTGCCTCATCGAGGCTTTGGATGCCATCCTGCCCCCTGCTCGTCCCACAGACAAGCCCCTCCGTCTTCCCCTTCAGGATGTCTACAAAATTGGTGGTATCGGAACGGTGCCAGTAGGCAGAGTTGAAACTGGTATCCTCAAGCCCGGCACCATTGTTGTATTCGCCCCCGCCAACATTACCACTGAAGTTAAGTCTGTTGAGATGCACCACGAGGCTCTTCAAGAGGCCGTGCCCGGAGACAACGTTGGTTTCAACGTTAAGAACGTCTCCGTCAAGGAGTTGCGTCGTGGATATGTCGCTGGCGACTCCAAGAACAACCCCCCTAAGGGTGCTGCTGACTTCACCGCACAAGTCATTGTGCTCAACCACCCTGGACAGATTTCAAACGGTTACACGCCTGTGCTTGATTGCCACACAGCCCATATTGCCTGCAAATTCGCCGAAATCAAAGAGAAGGTCGACCGTCGTACTGGCAAATCTACTGAGGACAATCCTAAGTCCATCAAGTCTGGAGATGCTGCTATTGTCAACCTTGTACCCTCCAAGCCTCTGTGCGTGGAGTCCTTCCAGGAGTTCCCTCCCCTCGGTCGTTTCGCTGTGCGTGACATGAGGCAAACCGTCGCTGTGGGTGTCATTAAGGCTGTAAACTTCAAGGATGCTACCAGCGGAAAGGTCACCAAAGCCGCCGAGAAGGCTGGAAAGGGCAAGAAGTAG
- the LOC106142487 gene encoding adenylate kinase isoenzyme 6 homolog: MGPLPRTVPNILITGTPGVGKSTLSQTLADRLNFTWREVSKIAEEYSCLDEYDPEYQCPFLNEDKLLDIMEGMMAKGGNIVDYHGCDFFPERWFDGVFVIRTNNTTLYDRLSARGYTGKKLDDNIQCEIFETLLEEAQSSYKEEIVKELQNDTQEQLQANVETIVEWVQRWKEENL; encoded by the exons ATGGGTCCTTTGCCACGTACTGTccctaatattttaataacag gaACCCCAGGAGTAGGCAAGTCCACACTTAGCCAAACGTTGGCTGACCGGTTGAATTTCACTTGGAGAGAAGTTTCAAAGATTGCTGAAGAATATAGTTGTTTAGACGAATACGACCCAGAGTACCAATGTCCATTCTTAAATGAAGATAAA TTACTAGATATCATGGAGGGCATGATGGCCAAAGGAGGGAACATAGTTGACTACCATGGCTGTGATTTCTTCCCCGAGCGATGGTTTGATGGTGTTTTTGTTATCAGAACAAATAATACTACACTTTACGACAGATTATCAGCCAG gGGTTACACAGGAAAGAAATTGGACGACAACATACAGTGCGAGATCTTCGAGACTCTTCTAGAAGAGGCCCAGTCGTCATATAAGGAGGAAATAGTGAAGGAATTACAGAATGACACACAGGAACAGTTGCAGGCCAATGTAGAAACTATTGTAGAGTGGGTTCAGAGGTGgaaagaagaaaatttataa